TGATTAAACTTGCCGCTGCAGCAACTTTGGCTTTAGGTTTCTCTTCAGCGTGGGCACAAGGTGTGATCCATGAAGGTGAAGTTGTAGACACTATGAATGGTGGCGGCTACACCTATGTTCAAATTAAAGACACAGAAAAAACTTACTGGGCTGCAGGTCCACAAGTACAAGTTGTTAAAGGCGACAAAGTACAAGTGTCTGAGCAAATGTGGATGACTGATTTCAAAAGCTCAAG
This DNA window, taken from Shewanella maritima, encodes the following:
- a CDS encoding NrfJ, producing the protein MKAKLIKLAAAATLALGFSSAWAQGVIHEGEVVDTMNGGGYTYVQIKDTEKTYWAAGPQVQVVKGDKVQVSEQMWMTDFKSSSLNRTFDKIMFVGHINKQ